One segment of Engraulis encrasicolus isolate BLACKSEA-1 chromosome 7, IST_EnEncr_1.0, whole genome shotgun sequence DNA contains the following:
- the c7h11orf54 gene encoding ester hydrolase C11orf54 homolog — protein sequence MTSKSQTEKFQLHVPTLDKLREVLEEGLKRNFADAEVTVTECPDLTQEPFKFPVKGLCGKPRVTDVGGVPYLIPTVHLDKLYNMNTVSKELELPGAFIIGAGAISSKTAGMNAELMPLVLTESEGKPAVNGSYFASINPVDGKCLQERYSDRFHDCDFGLLANLYACEGKPGKVLEVRASRRTGQDSLVSCMRKAMELHYPDQSLALGGTFVIQKGKAKIHIMPREFSACPLLTEDDVNGWLKHFEVSAPFICQTVMVSRDPGLDLRVEHTHGFSHHGEGGHYYIDTTPDTVEYLGYFLPAEYIYRIDRPQETHKIGRD from the exons ATGACGAGCAAAAGCCAAACTGAGAAGTTCCAACTTCACGTTCCAACCCTAGATAAGCTCCGTGAAG TTTTGGAAGAGGGTTTAAAACGAAACTTTGCTGATGCAGAAGTGACTGTCACTGAATGCCCAGATCTtacacaggaaccatttaagttTCCTGTGAAAG GTTTATGTGGTAAACCGCGTGTAACAGATGTTGGTGGTGTTCCTTACCTCATTCCAACAGTACATCTGGACAAG CTTTATAACATGAACACCGTGTCCAAAGAGCTGGAACTACCTGGTGCTTTCATCATCGGAGCTGGCGCCATCTCCTCAAAAACAGCTGGAATGAATGCTGAG CTAATGCCCCTGGTGCTGACTGAATCCGAGGGGAAACCGGCTGTGAATGGCAGCTACTTTGCCTCCATCAATCCTGTGGATGGAAAGTGTCTGCAGGAACGCTACAGCGACAGGTTCCATGACTGCGATTTTGGACTGCTGGCTAACCTGTATGCCTGTGAGGGAAAACCTGGGAAG GTCCTTGAGGTGAGAGCCAGCcgcagaacaggacaggacagtcttGTGTCGTGCATGAGGAAAGCAATGGAGCTGCACTATCCTGATCAAAGCTTGGCACTGGGGGGGACTTTTGTCATCCAAAAAGGCAAAGCGAAGATCCATATAATG CCACGAGAGTTCTCGGCCTGTCCTTTGCTAACGGAGGACGACGTTAACGGTTGGTTGAAGCACTTTGAGGTCAGCGCTCCTTTCATCTGCCAGACAGTGATGGTGTCCAGGGATCCA GGTTTGGACCTTCGTGTGGAGCACACTCACGGCTTTAGCCACCATGGAGAGGGAGGGCATTATTACATTGACACCACCCCTGACACCGTGGAGTACCTGGGCTACTTCCTGCCTGCAGAGTACATCTACCGCATTGACAGGCCCCAGGAAACTCACAAGATCGGCAGAgactga